Within Mytilus trossulus isolate FHL-02 unplaced genomic scaffold, PNRI_Mtr1.1.1.hap1 h1tg000070l__unscaffolded, whole genome shotgun sequence, the genomic segment cattttggggcctttcatagctatgcagtatggactttgctcattattgaaggccatatggtaacatacagttgttaatttctgtgtcattggtCCATTTTGGAGTTGAATCATTAgcgatcatacaacattttcttaatttttataatgaaagtCTGGTTCTTCTTTTTAGTTATTGAAGAGTCATGTCGATTGCACAAACAATGGGAATATTGGGAAACAACCTATAATACTAGTACTTATTTTTTGAAAGGCTGATCTGGTATATATCTAGACAACAGCTTCGTGACGGCAATAAAGCAATTTGTTGGGTTCGGATGAATCTGACGTTGGGTGTTAGCAGTTTCCAATATTGCAGAGAATGTTGAATTAAAGTCCTCTGACTTCcctattaaaaattttaagacTAGTGGAAAAATCTTGCCATGAACAAGTTTGTTTTGAGTGTAGAATGTAaatgattttccttttttctaaattgcattaattatttctaaatCGATTTAAAAAGTTAATGACAATAAAGTAATCAAATTTATGGTATATAGCTCGTATGCAgtaaccatttgattttcggaggggggggggggggggggtctggataaacttttttttttgcctacGGCGAAAACAAtctatttctttcaattttagaataacatatagtggcagctgagggtgaaacaaacacttttttctcaggttcaaaaacaaataattttttttcaaaaaactggaaactaaactttttttccaaataaatccATAAGTCTACTTATAGGCTAGTGTATAACCCTTCAAACTGAAAActcaacggtctaatctatacgagaaacgagaaacaagaagCACTTATGAATGAACTAATACACCAACAAAGACAACAACTGAACAACAAAGGGTAGTTGCAAACTACTTCTCGTCTagaatatgcatgaaatgtttgccactggacgttaagccaCCAATAATCGATCAAATGttgctttaaaattaaatgaattaaacaataaaagCCACAATTGTATCCAACACTTTCTGTCTGGTGTCTGTTTGTATTGTAAACATTTACTGAATGTTTGTTCACCGAGAATATATTCCTTAGACGAGTTCAAGTATGTCAATTATTTCATAGGGTATCATGTGGTAGTTGAAATTATCCAGTGCAATCATTTTGTGTCCAACGGTGtctttaaaacatatcaaatattgtATCCACTGTCTGCGGTTCCGTAGTCGATTAGGTCacgtttttttaaaactttagcCTTCCATGGCCACTTCGGCAATACCAAATCATAGAGGGGAAGGGGCGGTTACTCgggacaaacttttttttttgtcaattcataaaaatatcGTTAAAGTAACAACTTTCTGTATCCTCAGATCTACAGTGACATCACAACATTGAATTCACCAAGGTATACTTAAGCTTTTATCTATAGATGTCTTACTGAAAATAATAATCACGGAATATCAAAGTATTTTCTATggtaaacatatataatgtctGAGATATTTTCTTatgcaaataatttgaaaattttcatttttttttaagataaaagagTAATCAGATATGTAATTTGACCCATGTCTTGCGTTTCATCAATTTTCggtaaaatcaaagaaaatcgGCACGTTTAACATTGTTAAATactttcatttactttttattctgtttaatcagtttagaaattttattggaatttattttattattttgagttTAAATATCAATCTCTAACATATtaccatgattttttttttgcatgtaaCAGTACTCCTTCGTGTCAAGAGTGTCATATTAGTATTATAATTCCTTCGTGCACTTAGGAGTCCTAATCAGTGTTAAGACACACTaacttcataaaatattatatgaaaatataatatagatTTCTGTACATAAGAAAAAcccaaataattacaaaaaaaagtaccatagaacataaatatttaaagatttcttgtttatgaatgtttaaaatttgtttctTACTGTTAAACAGTTGCgaattaatttattgattataacattcttcaaaaaaaactttatttcttTTCGCCTGTTATGTCAACGTTTATTGAGGCCAGTTATTATAGAAATTTATCTTCTGACACCTTTTAACAATATAACAGGTAAACCTGAGATACTCTAGCCACCTGTAATATGCATTTACCTGTAAAAATCAAACCTTTtagagaaaaaatacaaatatgactttGTATAATTACGATAGTTAAAGGTTTTTTACTTTGTAAACGATAGAGATACCAAAACTTATTTATGTGtggaacttttaaaatttacaatttattcttCAAGAAGCTTCAATATTCGTGGATTGAAAATTGGAATAAGTCATATTATATGTATGTGCATCCTCAACATAGGTTAAAACATAAACCGGCgcaatatatttcaaaagaccAAATTTAGCAATCTgtcgaaaagagaaaaaaatgacaagatGCGAATCTTTAGTGTATGTACTAACACCAGGTACattgtttaaaagttaaagCTTAAAAACTGTACACAATCCTACGACATCATCCGTATAAACCTATACTAGTATACCAAATGCGGGACGAACTGTCGAAAGTACACTGGTAAAACAATATGATCCCAGTATTTAGCCAAGGACACACAatttatttaacatatataatgaggttctattttataaattataataaatcatttgGTGACAAAATATCTTTATGTATAAGCAGTTCATAGTATTACTGGGATGTTAATTGCGAGATCTTATTATATGTACGTCATTTAGTCTTTGATGGAAAGTTGTGTAattagcaatcatatcacatctccttatgtcataatgatttgattttaatcaagacaaacaaatacGTTCTAGGAGATTGAACTTTAATTTGTTGCTGTTATAGCTTAAATCTGACTATTGTCGTGAACATgtgattttataatttgatagaTTTCATACTTGCAATACTAAATATACTTATTATCTTTCCTATTCAAGAGACCAACGAATCTTTACTAAAACTATACTTTAACAGATTAGCAGTAAAAtatatttccgttgtctatgtTGTTGTCCATCCTGCATTAGTCTTTCTATAGTTATCTATATgtctttggttttgattgtCGTTAATTTGCCAGTGGCTGTGTATATTCAACATGTCTATTTGTGTAAATAAAGCAAAAAGCAACCCTTTTGATTTACATCACTTGTATATTTGTAAGAAAACTCCTTCCTTATAAGAGATTGTGAATACTCTCGGGCTTTTTCTGACGCCTATGTGACCAAGATGCCCCCATAAAAAGGCAACTTTGCTAACTGTTTGTGGGTCGTTTTGTCTCCCCACTTTGTGAAAAGGTGCGTTTTAACCATCTGTTCCAGGCCTATCCATCATGTCTAACTCAAAACACCAAAAACACACACACCCCCGAAGACCAAAGTGCATATTAATATGAatctaaattgaaaatgattttaagaTGTCGTTGGTTTTTGTCTCCCACGCGACGCGTCGATGGGAACATAGAATTACAGGGTGTCCGTCCTTCCGTCCGGTCTTGTTATATCAGTGCCGACACTTCTGGTGACATtgagtaaaaacaaaaagagaCTCAAAGACAAACAccagttttaaaacaataaaattgagaatggaaatgggaaaaaAAGTATACGACATAAATATGAGGATGACAGTAAACCGGgtgtattttacatttatttatgacTTGCTATTTTTTTACCGGATTTCCCGTTTTTGATTTATTCATGCCACGAAATCCTCGCAAAAAAATCCGGTCGACCTCCTACGGCACCCATTAGTATTATAagatttgatttcattcaaaacaaattaatgtattacCTTCATGTACATGTCGCTTAGAACACAGCCATATACTGAATGGTCAATATCAATCATCCATGTATATAATTTCAACGGAGGCAATTTCTTGGCATGGAAGAAACTTTAAGGTAGACAGaccattcacaatttgttttacgttcgtttttctcttttaattaaatgaaattaataataaaccTTTCAAATGTAGAGTTCATAAGATACAAATATTCCCtgtggaaccccccccccccccttttttatgtgCTATCTATTTTCAACCTTCGAACAAAGCtttccaatctaattaaaattaaaacctcGCTTTCTAACCAATCTGTTCATATCCCGGACCGGCAACTTTCTTAATTTCATATAGAATTCATAGAACAAAAAAAAGagcagtggcaaatatttcatgtatactcgactaatttttaacaaaaatgagttACCCTTGggatatttaaatgtttgtattGCTTCTGTGTTTAAAAATTCCGCGGAATCCTTTGTTTAATCCAAGACTGCATGCCTGTAAGTGTTTactacaaaaaactaaatccaCCTATCAGTAAAATActgaaaaggaaacaaatatatttagacTGTATCTACTTGTTAACTGCAAAAAACTCAGTCCTTTTATCAGTGGAACAGCATTTTGTATGGCCCAGCAACAAAGTGGTCGGGgacatatagttttacccttgtccgaaaTTCAGTAATTCCGTAATTCCGAAATTCCGTACATGTAATTCCGTCATTCcgtcattccgcaacaaaccattatgCTTTTTTTCTGAATGGCTTTAGATATTGgactgatttttggtatgtgagatAAACATGATttgttacagatcaagtttgagttTTGTTCCGCTTCACTAATTTTTGTcgaaattacgggctttggactgataatcacagttatacagacttattttctaaacgccttcagatattggactcatttttggtatgtgagttaaccatgatgagttacagatcaagtttgagttTCGTTCCGCTTCACTAATTTTGTTCGAAATTAGGAGCTTtgaactttgataaattgttgaaaatctcaGTTATATAGGATTTTTTAAGGCCTTAAGATTTTGAGCAGATTTAGTATATGTGAGACCACCATcttgtttgtgtccacatgtgttgATGAAGttgcagatttttcaaattgatgGAATGGGGCCATTCGTGTCGTTTTGACACATCTAGGTTTTTTTTCGCTCTGGATTCtgtcttttgatcataaaaaagcttctgCCCAACATATATACTATTCCATGAAGGTTTGACAAAGTAATTGATGGCTGAAAAACTTCAACCGTAGACTGTATCTTAATGTTAActgtacaaaatatattttcgaAATTGTAATATCGATACTGTCTTTATGGTCATACAAAAAGCTTCTATCCACATTTCATAAAGTTTCATATAGGTTAGCCAAAgttattgatgtaaaaaaaaaaaatttaaccacagagtaacCTTAAATGttgacgccgccgccgacgacggaaTTTAGGAATCTAGGATCACTATGTCTCGCTTTCGCGACTTTAATGTTGCATGGTCGACAAAAATTACATAGTTGGGAACATTCTAACTGTATTTGCTTGATTTCTTTGCGCGTActcttcttttattttctttatccaTTTTTTGGCGTCTATGCACATATGTAGCATGAACGACatctatcaaatatttcaaagctAAGTACTGTAAAGACCGCCCCTAACTTAAAACATCTTGAGAGTTTTTGCTCTATGTAGCAGGCCTCGCTGTGCTGAGGTTTTAACATGAACAAATCAACACAAGGCTGTTCCAGcctttgtttttgataaatttgtgaGGATATTTTCCAACAcgaattaatatttttttcttttcataacgTTAAACACGGCAAAAGGGTTTTGTTGTGTGTACTTTCAGATTTAGTTTTAACCAAGAGTATCTGCAGTTTTGTGGTATAACAGGTAAACGTGCAAGTAAATTCTAGATGAAGAAATGTTTAACTTTTACGGAAATTAGGGATAGATTTTGATCCTTATAACTCTTTATTACCACTACAATAATTTACGACAAAAGTAATGATCATAGCttccaaattgtgaactttccatttctatgtagcaacatttcagcagcgcctgcatacggattATATATCTCCCGTATGATACGACATTCCAGGGCTTGTGtttcttatcatgatttcctagatagaaggttgctgctcacaaggaagctattattCGAAGAGTTCCAAATTGtgcagttgaaatcattccttcgtaaattttacagacgccatcacgagttggttgaccgttactgaatatctgtttcacagatgacgatGGATATTTTCCAATTGTCGTTACTACAATCTCGTCCCTTTTCCCACGAATTTCACCTACAGAATTAGACATATCAACGGGTGTGTACTTACAAgagcaacacgacgagtgccacatgcggagcaggatctgcttacctttccgaagcacctgagatcacccctagtgtttggttgggttcatgttgctcagtcttttgttttctatgttttgttttgtgaactgttgtttgtctgtttgtctttttcttttttagtcatggcgttgttagtttattttcgactgactagtatgagtttgaatgtccttttgATATCGAGCACCCCTCTTTTAATAGAAAAGAAAGGATATTGGGTATCCATCCGTAACACAAAGTTAGTATGTGCACAGCAAAAACACACATAGCTAAGGAACAATGCTTTTATGACTGTCCTTCGTCTCAAAGTCACAATGAGACTTATCTTTCATTTGCGAATAGTGTTTAGGGCATTTTTGTGCCAGAGATGGTTGCTGTAATCGTCATttgaaaaatagatttattgagcacattttcatatttgaaaactcCTTTCTTTTTAACATGATAATAGATGGAAgtgttataataaaatatttgcagCAAATTAAAAGGGAACAATACGAGCTGTATAACCAATATGatgttttcttttctaaaatttgacatCTTACGTTAAAACAAATTGGAAAACATGTGCAAATCTGCATGAAGAATCTTCATTAAACCAATATGACTTAAAACGGAATGCTCCTACATAGATGTAAATGCAAGACGAATTCCAGACACAAATAAGTAAATCTTCGGTCTGAAATAGGAATCCATGAGAAAAATAAACATCACCATCAAAGACCTGCAAAagttcagtttaaaaaaaatatttaaatcaaaaaaattatatttgtcatgtttgtggtCCGACAAATGGAACCTTAAAGCAAAATTCAATTCTTATTTATACATAGTTACGAAAAATGCATCATAACAATTTTGAATATGCAAATAAGACACACATCGCACCATTGTAGCTACAACCTGGACACTCGTAATgcacaaataatacaaaataaaaactatacagaaaattcattatatgtcatcttttaaagaaataaatcatAATGCTATTTTAGTGACATGGATTTTGGCATTTCTTGCTCCGCTGTCGCTGGCGTAACATCCAACCAATAACAATCCTTCATTATTCAAACATAGACTCACCGGAAGTTGAATTCCAAGATTAATAACTGTTTGTAATCCAATAAGTTCTCCTTTTGTGTTGAGTGCATGTAGAGAATGGTTATTTTCGTCAGAGACTATTATGACATTTGTCTTTGTGATAGCAACACCCATTGGATTGAATGATCTGTGTGTTATATTGATACTGCTTTGACCTTTGTATATGAATTTTACACAACCAGATCTTTCTAACGCGATTAAACGTCcatctaaattttcaaatagaTCAATTGCATAGATATTATTATCTGAATCAGTGGATATTCTCCAGATATAACTGAACAATTTTTTACCCTTCTGATCGTATTCAATCATTAGTTTTCGTTTGTTGTTTTCACCGAATACAGCAATATGTCTGTTAGAGCATTCTTTGACTGGAAATGTAGACCCTTGTTCTCGTAGACCTAGGATTATCTCGTTGTCATTATTGATATGTATGCACAATATTAGCATTGGTGAAGTGctaataattgtatttgttatacCGTCATTTGATAAAACTTTCACCTCAGAACCACGGAATTGTCCGTAATAAATATCATCTTTACTGCCGAGAGCAAAATCTGTACATTGTATATCTAGTTTTTGTACTTCTTTTATTGATTCTTTCAATAACCGAATAACAAAAAACTTGTGTACGTCTTGATCTACATGGTACGAGCAGTAAATTGTGTCATTGTCAGAATATTGGATTTTACTGAAGGCAGGAAAATCTGACGTATATGTAGATAGTAGTGACGATATCACTGGTTGTGAAATTTGTAACGATCCAACCTGAGTAGACATATCACTTTCCTTCTTTCCAATATCTTTTATGGAAATTATAGTATGTGTTTCGGACAATTTAAATCTTGGATGGATACGTTCTTTACAGTTGTCACACATTAACAATTCGCAATCCTTACATTTCCATTTTATGACGTTAGGATTGTCACAAAGCTGACAAGACAATGGCGACTGTGCTATCCTTAAGGATGAAGTCATTCCGTTTCAAACCAATTCCTAAAAGTAAAGGATATtgcatgtaaaaaaatcatgatgaacaatattgaattaaattaatTGATAGTTGTTTGCAAGGTAAAGGAATTTGTGCTTTTCTGTTCGATGAAGCCATTAAGTTTCAAGCAAATTCCTAAAAGTGAACTGTAATGTATTTATACCTAAAACATATTCTAtatactatttgaaaaaaaagtattaacaaaactaccgaACTCCAACATGTCCAAGGTAAATTCAAATGGGGTTAAGTCTATAAAACCTGACAAATTCATACGCACGACTATATCAACTAAcgaaacaaacagaaaacatctgtcacattcctgacttgatcGTCTGTGACGTCTTGGAAGAACCTGGTCGACATTGTGATACCTAATTAAGGTCCCGCATGGGGTTTCACGTCTGAAAGGCAGTTAAAGTAAGAATGTGCTCACCAACCACCCAAGTAAACACATTCTACAGGCCCAATATATTATGATTGGAACTTTATTACACGACGCTGACTATACAGCATgcaatatagaaataacaaaaatataatcagAAATAAGTAATGTAACTTCACTAGCAAATAGCAACCCAAAGGCATGCTTATAGATTAAAGCGGAACCCATATGATCATTGACAACGTCTAGCCAGATCAAATATTGAAAGCAAGACGATTTT encodes:
- the LOC134699460 gene encoding uncharacterized protein LOC134699460; translated protein: MTSSLRIAQSPLSCQLCDNPNVIKWKCKDCELLMCDNCKERIHPRFKLSETHTIISIKDIGKKESDMSTQVGSLQISQPVISSLLSTYTSDFPAFSKIQYSDNDTIYCSYHVDQDVHKFFVIRLLKESIKEVQKLDIQCTDFALGSKDDIYYGQFRGSEVKVLSNDGITNTIISTSPMLILCIHINNDNEIILGLREQGSTFPVKECSNRHIAVFGENNKRKLMIEYDQKGKKLFSYIWRISTDSDNNIYAIDLFENLDGRLIALERSGCVKFIYKGQSSINITHRSFNPMGVAITKTNVIIVSDENNHSLHALNTKGELIGLQTVINLGIQLPVSLCLNNEGLLLVGCYASDSGARNAKIHVTKIAL